One Methylomonas sp. LL1 DNA window includes the following coding sequences:
- the ispB gene encoding octaprenyl diphosphate synthase, with protein MTATHSTTDSVTIDFDSIKNLTAAETRAVDQLILNELSSDVVLINQIGHYIIGNGGKRLRPMLLLLAAKALGKADDHHLILAAVIEFIHTATLLHDDVVDESVLRRGKESANAVWGNAASVLVGDYLYSSAFEMMVRTNSMRVMDIMSKTTTAIAEGEVLQLLNCNNPDTSEEKYLEVIARKTAILFSTATRLAAVISGSDPAIEEALAVYGQQLGVAFQLIDDALDYKASTEELGKNLGDDLAEGKPTLPLIYAIEHGTPDQAQIVIDAIRHGSRDAFNEVYAVVKATNAIEYTEQCADRAAEKAIAALQCLSDSEYKTALEQLARFSVQRDH; from the coding sequence ATGACAGCAACACATTCAACCACCGATTCGGTAACCATTGATTTTGATTCGATCAAAAATTTAACCGCGGCCGAAACCCGCGCCGTCGATCAATTAATCCTGAACGAGCTTAGCTCGGATGTGGTGTTGATCAACCAGATCGGCCATTACATCATCGGCAACGGCGGCAAACGCTTACGTCCGATGCTGCTATTGCTGGCCGCCAAAGCCCTGGGCAAAGCCGATGACCATCATCTGATCCTGGCCGCTGTCATTGAGTTTATACATACCGCGACCTTGCTGCATGATGACGTGGTCGATGAATCGGTACTGCGCAGGGGCAAGGAATCCGCCAATGCGGTCTGGGGCAATGCCGCCAGCGTTCTGGTCGGCGATTATCTTTATTCCAGCGCCTTCGAAATGATGGTGCGCACGAACAGCATGCGGGTGATGGACATCATGTCCAAAACCACCACCGCAATTGCCGAAGGCGAAGTATTGCAACTATTAAACTGCAACAATCCCGACACCAGCGAAGAAAAATACCTGGAAGTGATTGCCCGCAAAACCGCCATCCTATTCAGCACCGCAACCCGTCTGGCCGCCGTCATTTCCGGCTCAGACCCCGCCATCGAAGAAGCCCTTGCGGTCTACGGTCAGCAACTGGGAGTCGCGTTTCAATTGATTGACGATGCCTTGGATTACAAGGCCAGCACCGAAGAACTCGGTAAAAATCTGGGCGACGACCTGGCCGAGGGCAAACCTACCCTACCCTTGATTTACGCCATAGAACACGGCACCCCTGACCAGGCACAAATCGTGATCGACGCAATACGCCACGGCTCGAGAGACGCATTCAACGAAGTCTATGCGGTAGTCAAAGCCACCAACGCCATAGAATATACCGAACAATGCGCCGACCGCGCCGCCGAGAAAGCCATCGCCGCCCTACAGTGCCTTAGCGATTCAGAATATAAAACCGCCCTGGAACAGCTGGCCCGTTTTTCGGTGCAACGCGACCATTAA
- the thiC gene encoding phosphomethylpyrimidine synthase ThiC: MSAVRNEITTDTGSSIRIDSYPASEKIYIPGSRPDIRVPMRQINLSDTPAQFGAEKNPPIYVYDTSGVYTDPNVDVNLHKGLGSIRGAWIEERGDTELLSGPTSKFGHERLHDPKTAHLRFELARNPRRAKAGHNVSQMHYARKGIITPEMEYIAIRENQNLEAMRDRYQGQHPGFSYGANIQSFITPEFVRDEVARGRAIIPANINHPELEPMIIGRNFLVKINGNLGNSAVTSSIEEEVEKMLWGIRWGADTIMDLSTGKNIHETREWILRNSPVPIGTVPIYQALEKVDGRAEELTWEIFRDTLIEQAEQGVDYFTIHAGVRLHHVPLTAKRLTGIVSRGGSIMAKWCLAHHTESFLYTNFEEICEIMKAYDVSFSLGDGLRPGSIYDANDEAQFGELETLGELTQIAWKHDVQTMIEGPGHVPLQMIKVNMEKQLEDCFEAPFYTLGPLTTDIAPGYDHITSAIGAANIGWYGCAMLCYVTQKEHLGLPNKQDVREGIVTYKIAAHAADLAKGHPGAQIRDNAMSKARFEFRWEDQFHLALDPEKARSFHDETLPKESAKVAHFCSMCGPHFCSMKISQDVRDYAAEKGLREEEALRRGMEEKSEQFLKEGAAIYHEV, encoded by the coding sequence ATGAGCGCTGTCCGCAATGAAATTACTACCGACACCGGCAGTAGCATAAGAATCGATTCCTACCCCGCTTCGGAAAAAATCTATATTCCCGGCAGCCGCCCCGACATTCGGGTGCCGATGCGCCAAATCAACTTGTCGGACACCCCTGCCCAGTTCGGCGCCGAAAAAAATCCGCCTATCTACGTTTACGACACCTCCGGCGTTTACACCGACCCCAATGTCGACGTGAATCTGCACAAAGGTCTGGGTTCGATACGCGGCGCCTGGATTGAAGAGCGCGGCGACACCGAATTGCTGAGCGGCCCGACGTCCAAATTCGGCCACGAACGTTTGCACGACCCAAAAACCGCCCATCTACGTTTCGAACTGGCACGCAATCCGCGCCGCGCCAAAGCCGGCCACAACGTCTCGCAAATGCATTATGCCCGCAAAGGCATCATCACGCCGGAGATGGAATACATCGCCATTCGCGAAAACCAGAATCTGGAAGCGATGCGCGACCGTTACCAAGGCCAGCATCCCGGCTTTTCCTACGGCGCCAACATTCAATCCTTCATCACTCCCGAATTCGTCCGCGATGAAGTGGCTCGCGGCCGCGCCATCATCCCGGCCAACATCAATCACCCCGAATTGGAGCCGATGATCATCGGCCGAAACTTCCTGGTCAAGATCAACGGCAACCTGGGCAATTCGGCGGTGACGTCTTCCATCGAAGAAGAAGTCGAGAAAATGCTCTGGGGCATCCGTTGGGGCGCCGACACCATCATGGACTTGTCAACCGGCAAAAACATCCACGAAACCCGCGAATGGATCTTGCGCAACTCGCCGGTGCCTATTGGTACCGTGCCGATTTACCAAGCCCTGGAAAAAGTCGACGGCAGGGCCGAAGAACTAACCTGGGAGATCTTCCGCGACACCTTGATCGAACAAGCCGAACAAGGCGTCGATTATTTCACCATCCATGCAGGCGTGCGTCTGCACCACGTACCGCTGACCGCCAAACGCCTGACCGGCATCGTCTCGCGCGGCGGCTCGATCATGGCCAAATGGTGCCTGGCGCATCACACCGAGAGTTTCCTCTACACCAACTTTGAGGAAATCTGCGAAATCATGAAAGCCTACGACGTCTCGTTCTCGCTGGGCGATGGCTTGCGTCCCGGCTCGATTTACGACGCCAACGACGAAGCGCAATTTGGCGAACTGGAAACCCTGGGCGAACTGACCCAGATCGCCTGGAAACACGATGTGCAAACCATGATCGAAGGCCCCGGCCATGTGCCGCTGCAAATGATCAAGGTCAACATGGAAAAACAGTTGGAAGACTGCTTCGAAGCGCCGTTTTATACCCTGGGGCCTTTGACCACCGACATCGCCCCCGGCTACGACCATATTACCTCGGCGATCGGCGCGGCCAACATCGGCTGGTACGGTTGCGCGATGCTGTGCTATGTGACCCAGAAGGAACACTTGGGCTTGCCCAACAAGCAGGACGTGCGCGAAGGTATTGTGACTTACAAGATTGCCGCGCATGCCGCCGACCTGGCCAAAGGCCACCCCGGCGCGCAGATTCGCGACAACGCCATGTCCAAGGCCCGCTTCGAATTCCGTTGGGAAGACCAATTCCATTTGGCGCTGGACCCGGAAAAAGCCCGTTCCTTCCACGACGAGACGCTGCCTAAGGAATCAGCCAAGGTCGCTCATTTCTGTTCGATGTGCGGTCCGCACTTCTGCTCGATGAAAATCAGCCAGGATGTGCGCGATTACGCGGCGGAAAAAGGCTTGCGGGAAGAAGAAGCGCTACGAAGAGGCATGGAAGAAAAATCCGAGCAATTCCTGAAGGAAGGCGCGGCGATTTATCACGAGGTGTAA
- a CDS encoding GNAT family N-acetyltransferase, producing the protein MNISNFYLEPANFQVDLEDLHYVRKLVFVDEQQIAPEVEFDDLDSQCHHFLARDLQNRPIGTGRLSPEGKVGRMAVLPEWRHQHVGESLLRVLIEKARNLGLTAITASAQITALGFYEKFGFSKEGEVFMEAGIPHQAIKLMLQPLEKPVRQTPKPRDPSVHAARLETIESTLAAILQLVTDARRELYIYSRDLEYTLYGQNQMVDALKQFALRNRGGGVRIIIQDPANVRNQQHPLIELAQRLTSHFLIRAPVETADLQYLSTFVLNDCDGYLFRPIGNRYEGHWSPNLPARNRQLREEFERVWQCSRPCTEFRALGL; encoded by the coding sequence ATGAATATCTCAAATTTTTACCTCGAACCCGCTAACTTTCAGGTTGATTTAGAAGATCTTCATTACGTGCGAAAATTGGTGTTCGTTGACGAACAACAAATAGCGCCCGAAGTTGAGTTCGACGATCTGGATAGTCAATGCCATCATTTTTTGGCGCGTGATCTCCAAAACCGACCTATCGGCACCGGCCGACTGTCACCGGAAGGTAAAGTTGGGCGCATGGCGGTTCTCCCGGAATGGCGACATCAACATGTGGGGGAGTCATTGCTACGGGTTCTAATTGAAAAAGCCCGCAACCTGGGCCTGACAGCAATCACTGCCAGCGCGCAAATCACCGCCCTGGGCTTTTACGAAAAATTCGGTTTTAGCAAGGAAGGCGAAGTATTTATGGAAGCAGGCATCCCGCATCAAGCCATCAAACTCATGCTACAACCGCTCGAAAAACCGGTACGACAAACACCCAAGCCCCGTGATCCTTCCGTTCACGCCGCGCGGTTAGAAACGATAGAATCCACCTTAGCCGCCATCCTGCAACTCGTCACGGACGCGCGCCGCGAGCTCTATATATACAGCCGCGATCTGGAATACACCCTGTATGGGCAAAATCAAATGGTCGATGCTCTCAAACAATTTGCCCTGCGCAATCGCGGCGGCGGAGTTCGGATCATCATTCAAGATCCCGCTAACGTTCGTAATCAGCAACATCCGCTGATAGAATTAGCGCAAAGATTAACCTCGCATTTTCTAATCCGTGCCCCGGTGGAAACAGCGGATCTTCAATATCTTTCGACTTTTGTCCTCAATGATTGCGACGGCTATTTATTTCGGCCGATTGGCAACCGCTACGAGGGTCACTGGAGCCCAAATTTGCCGGCTCGAAATCGCCAACTACGCGAGGAATTCGAGCGTGTTTGGCAGTGCTCACGTCCATGTACTGAATTTAGAGCATTAGGCTTATAG
- a CDS encoding ISAs1 family transposase, giving the protein MLPDPMPYLANLEDPRRETKNKLHNLGDIVMIVLCAVLSGIEDWVGMEEFAEEKEDWLRTFLALPNGIPSHDTLSDVFGRLNPKAFADAFQCWVRAALPSLSGQQVCLDGKTLRGSREGDKAVHLMSAFAAEARWVLAQQAVGEKTNEITAIPDLLSMLDIQGALISIDAMGCQKAIAQTIVAAQADYVLALKDNHALLCEDVRLWLDTENAQSRLPIHETIDKSHGRIEIRRYSLSTQIDWLTQKPDWAGLQAVGRVESTRIIGDKTSVEHRYYLCSFTDLSRFAKGVRQHWAIENSQHWVLDVQFGEDANRARTDHSAENLALMRRMALNLLRNNGPTKDSLKRRKLRACLNDNYRFKLLFGTEAT; this is encoded by the coding sequence ATGTTACCTGATCCAATGCCCTATTTGGCTAATCTTGAAGACCCGCGGCGCGAAACCAAAAACAAGCTGCACAACCTCGGCGATATTGTCATGATTGTATTGTGCGCGGTGTTGAGTGGCATTGAAGACTGGGTAGGCATGGAAGAGTTTGCCGAAGAAAAAGAAGATTGGCTTAGGACATTTCTGGCACTACCGAACGGCATTCCCTCGCACGATACCTTGAGCGATGTATTTGGGCGATTGAATCCCAAAGCCTTTGCGGATGCCTTTCAGTGTTGGGTGCGGGCGGCCTTGCCCAGCCTTTCGGGTCAGCAAGTTTGTTTGGATGGTAAAACCCTGCGCGGCAGTCGTGAAGGAGATAAAGCCGTGCATTTGATGAGTGCTTTTGCCGCTGAAGCGCGCTGGGTATTAGCGCAGCAAGCGGTCGGCGAAAAAACTAACGAAATCACGGCCATTCCGGATTTGTTGTCGATGTTGGATATTCAAGGCGCCTTGATCTCGATTGATGCCATGGGCTGCCAAAAAGCCATTGCCCAAACCATCGTCGCGGCGCAAGCCGATTATGTGTTGGCTCTCAAGGATAATCACGCCTTGCTTTGCGAAGACGTTCGACTCTGGCTGGATACGGAAAATGCCCAAAGTCGATTACCCATCCATGAAACGATCGACAAAAGTCACGGGCGCATCGAAATACGCCGCTATAGCTTGAGTACCCAGATTGATTGGTTGACGCAAAAGCCAGACTGGGCCGGACTACAAGCCGTTGGAAGGGTTGAATCAACGCGCATCATCGGCGATAAAACCTCGGTCGAGCATCGTTACTATTTGTGCTCATTTACCGATTTGTCGCGCTTTGCCAAAGGTGTCCGACAACATTGGGCGATTGAAAACTCACAGCACTGGGTGTTGGATGTGCAATTTGGCGAAGACGCCAATCGAGCCAGAACTGATCATTCCGCCGAAAATCTGGCATTGATGCGACGGATGGCCTTGAATCTGCTCAGGAACAACGGTCCAACTAAAGATAGCTTGAAGCGCCGTAAACTGCGGGCCTGTCTAAACGACAACTATCGCTTCAAGTTACTTTTTGGGACAGAAGCTACATAG
- a CDS encoding choice-of-anchor L domain-containing protein, with protein MNKISILFGLAVSVSPAWAVTITPITDSTQLAGELVAGTVLDSSKDIKIEGAAGQIGTFENLVLHGAKGTSLELANGIVLSTGDLNGLPTSNTVGYYGSEPLGGNGDGVINAFPIEKFNRGGSLSHDAAVIRFRFDAPTGVTGVVARFVYASEEFPEFSGTQYADGFAFVRSETTANGDKKDVNYAILPNGDPVSLLDQGTNIHFMANGNSNAKNPNVPGVVDLEFDGITRILTVKAPVTAGAKEDFSLIIADTGDGIYDSAVFISALTFFSDPGFDFSIGSVALEDNPASNGFVEPAPLHAPLPASAWFFFSGLAGLLASIRRNKASSYAA; from the coding sequence ATGAATAAAATCAGCATATTATTTGGTCTTGCCGTCTCGGTCTCACCGGCATGGGCCGTAACGATTACGCCTATCACCGATTCGACACAGTTGGCAGGGGAATTGGTGGCCGGCACTGTGCTGGATAGCAGCAAAGATATTAAGATCGAAGGTGCCGCCGGACAAATCGGTACCTTTGAGAATTTGGTACTTCATGGCGCCAAGGGGACTTCATTGGAACTGGCGAATGGCATCGTGCTCAGTACCGGCGATCTAAATGGGCTACCCACCAGTAATACTGTAGGCTATTACGGCTCCGAGCCGCTCGGCGGTAATGGCGACGGAGTCATCAATGCCTTTCCGATCGAAAAATTCAATCGCGGCGGAAGCCTGTCTCACGACGCCGCGGTAATTCGCTTTCGCTTCGACGCACCGACCGGCGTTACGGGTGTGGTCGCGCGTTTTGTCTATGCCTCCGAGGAATTTCCGGAATTCTCGGGCACCCAATACGCCGATGGCTTTGCCTTTGTACGGAGTGAAACGACGGCGAATGGCGATAAGAAGGATGTCAATTATGCCATCCTGCCTAACGGTGACCCGGTATCGCTGCTGGATCAAGGCACCAACATTCATTTCATGGCCAATGGCAATTCCAATGCCAAAAATCCAAACGTCCCCGGTGTGGTCGATCTGGAGTTCGACGGCATCACCCGTATCCTCACGGTTAAAGCCCCCGTCACGGCTGGCGCGAAGGAAGATTTTTCCCTGATTATTGCCGATACCGGCGATGGTATCTACGACAGCGCAGTGTTTATTTCCGCACTGACTTTCTTCAGCGATCCCGGATTCGACTTCAGCATCGGTTCGGTAGCGCTAGAAGATAATCCGGCGTCGAACGGCTTCGTCGAGCCAGCACCGTTACATGCCCCGCTACCTGCCTCGGCCTGGTTTTTCTTCAGTGGGTTAGCCGGATTGCTCGCCAGTATCCGCCGGAACAAAGCCTCGAGTTACGCGGCCTAG
- the metG gene encoding methionine--tRNA ligase, with the protein MSNRKILVTSALPYANGPIHLGHLVEYIQTDIWVRFQKMRGHQCHYVCADDTHGTPIMLRADREGITPEQLIAQVEQEHRADFDAFGVAFDHYHSTHSEENKTLSSLIYTRLRDGGHINSRSITQAYDPVKNMFLPDRFIKGDCPKCGAADQYGDNCEACGATYSPMELKNAVSAISGEKPIEKDSLHYFFNLGDFSDMLNDWTRAGHLQPEVSNKMAEWLQNGLQEWDISRDAPYFGFEIPDAPGKYFYVWLDAPIGYMASCKALCDKLGLDFDAYWHKDSTSELYHFIGKDIIYFHALFWPAMLHGANFRTPSAIFAHGFLTVNGEKMSKSRGTFIKARTYLDHLNPEYLRYYFAAKLSAGVDDIDLSFDDFTQRVNADLVGKVVNIGSRCSGFISKRFDGLLSGECAEPALFQQFIDVQSDIANLYESREFGKAMREIMALADKANQYIDDKKPWLIAKEAGKELELQQVCSVGLNLFRILIAYLKPVIPALAANAEQFLNLPPQAWPSDAQPLLVHKINIFTPLMTRVEPEKIAAIVEASKENLQPTPQPVAKRFDPIAEPIEIDDFAKIDLRIAKILNAEHVEGAEKLLHLTVDIGEETRSIFAGIKSAYAPEDLIGKLTVVVANLKPRKMRFGLSEGMVLAAGPGGKDLWVLSPDAGAQPGMRVK; encoded by the coding sequence ATGTCTAACCGAAAAATCCTTGTTACCAGCGCCTTACCTTACGCCAACGGCCCGATTCACTTAGGCCATTTGGTCGAATACATCCAAACCGACATCTGGGTGCGGTTTCAGAAAATGCGCGGCCATCAATGCCATTACGTCTGCGCGGACGACACCCACGGCACCCCCATCATGCTTCGCGCCGACCGCGAAGGCATTACGCCGGAACAATTGATTGCCCAGGTCGAACAGGAACACCGCGCCGATTTCGACGCCTTTGGCGTGGCTTTCGACCACTACCACAGCACCCATTCCGAGGAAAACAAAACCCTCTCCAGCCTGATTTACACACGACTGAGGGACGGCGGCCATATCAACAGCCGCAGCATTACCCAGGCATACGATCCGGTCAAAAACATGTTTCTGCCGGACCGTTTCATCAAGGGCGATTGCCCGAAATGCGGCGCCGCCGATCAATACGGCGACAATTGCGAAGCCTGCGGCGCCACCTATTCGCCGATGGAATTGAAAAACGCGGTGTCGGCCATTTCCGGCGAAAAACCGATCGAAAAAGACTCACTGCATTACTTTTTTAATTTGGGCGACTTCAGCGACATGTTGAACGACTGGACCCGCGCCGGCCATCTGCAGCCGGAAGTCAGCAACAAAATGGCGGAGTGGCTGCAAAACGGCCTGCAGGAATGGGACATTTCCCGCGACGCGCCATATTTCGGCTTCGAAATTCCCGACGCGCCCGGCAAATATTTCTATGTCTGGCTGGATGCGCCTATCGGTTACATGGCCAGCTGCAAGGCCCTGTGCGACAAACTGGGCCTGGATTTCGACGCATACTGGCACAAGGACAGCACCAGCGAGCTTTACCATTTCATCGGCAAGGACATCATCTATTTCCACGCCCTGTTCTGGCCGGCCATGTTGCATGGCGCAAATTTCCGCACCCCCAGCGCCATTTTCGCCCACGGTTTCTTGACCGTGAACGGCGAAAAAATGTCGAAATCCCGCGGCACCTTCATCAAGGCCCGCACCTATCTGGATCATCTGAATCCGGAATACCTGCGCTATTACTTTGCCGCCAAACTCAGCGCCGGCGTGGACGACATCGACTTGAGCTTTGACGACTTCACCCAGCGCGTCAATGCCGATCTGGTCGGTAAAGTAGTCAATATCGGCAGCCGCTGCAGCGGCTTCATCAGCAAACGCTTCGACGGCTTGCTGTCCGGCGAATGCGCGGAGCCTGCCTTGTTCCAGCAATTCATCGATGTACAAAGCGACATTGCCAACCTTTACGAAAGCCGCGAATTCGGCAAAGCCATGCGCGAAATCATGGCACTGGCGGACAAAGCCAACCAATATATCGACGACAAAAAACCCTGGCTGATCGCTAAGGAAGCAGGCAAAGAGCTGGAACTGCAGCAGGTCTGTAGCGTCGGCCTGAATCTGTTCCGCATTCTGATCGCTTATCTGAAACCGGTGATTCCGGCCTTGGCGGCCAATGCCGAACAATTCCTGAACCTGCCGCCGCAAGCTTGGCCTAGCGATGCCCAGCCTTTGCTGGTGCATAAAATCAATATCTTCACACCGCTGATGACCCGCGTCGAGCCGGAAAAAATCGCCGCCATCGTGGAAGCATCCAAGGAAAACCTGCAGCCAACTCCGCAACCGGTTGCCAAACGCTTCGATCCGATAGCCGAGCCGATCGAAATCGACGATTTCGCCAAGATCGACCTGCGCATCGCCAAAATCCTGAATGCCGAACACGTGGAAGGCGCCGAGAAACTGCTGCATCTGACCGTCGACATCGGCGAAGAAACCCGCAGCATCTTCGCCGGCATCAAATCCGCCTACGCGCCGGAAGATTTGATCGGCAAACTAACCGTGGTGGTCGCCAACCTGAAACCGCGCAAAATGCGCTTCGGTTTATCGGAAGGTATGGTATTGGCGGCCGGGCCGGGCGGCAAGGATTTATGGGTATTATCGCCCGACGCCGGCGCCCAACCTGGCATGCGGGTTAAGTAA
- a CDS encoding RnfABCDGE type electron transport complex subunit B, with product MSSTLAEQIDALLPQTQCRKCGFAGCKPYAEAIAQGSADINQCPPGGKAGIGKLAALLGVAAKPLDPAFGVERPRLVAVINEADCIGCTKCLPPCPTDAILGASKHMHTVIAAECTGCELCIAPCPVNCISMQPTSSDWTLENAEHGRQRFQAKNRRLARQEAEKTERLNRQKQLLAKINQAKTSL from the coding sequence ATGAGTTCGACGCTTGCCGAGCAAATCGACGCCCTGCTGCCGCAAACCCAATGCCGCAAATGCGGCTTTGCTGGCTGCAAACCTTATGCGGAAGCCATTGCTCAGGGTAGTGCCGATATTAACCAATGCCCGCCCGGCGGCAAAGCGGGCATCGGAAAATTGGCGGCGCTACTGGGCGTTGCCGCCAAACCGCTCGATCCCGCCTTCGGCGTCGAGCGCCCCCGGCTGGTCGCCGTGATTAATGAAGCGGACTGCATAGGCTGCACCAAATGCCTGCCGCCCTGCCCGACCGACGCCATTCTGGGCGCATCCAAACACATGCACACGGTCATTGCGGCGGAATGCACCGGCTGCGAATTATGCATAGCTCCCTGCCCGGTCAATTGCATCAGCATGCAACCCACCTCCTCCGACTGGACCTTAGAAAATGCCGAACACGGCAGACAGCGCTTCCAAGCCAAGAACCGCCGCCTCGCCCGACAGGAAGCCGAAAAAACCGAGCGTCTGAACCGGCAAAAACAATTACTCGCCAAAATTAACCAGGCAAAAACGTCACTTTAA
- the ppgK gene encoding polyphosphate--glucose phosphotransferase: MQILGVDIGGSGIKGAIVDTATGDLVSERHRIETPQPATPDAVADVLARLVIHFNWSGPVGCGFPAAIQHGVVRTAANIDQSFIGTNIDKLFSEATKCTCYNLNDADAAGMAEIRFGAGAGQSGVVLLVTIGTGLGTALFTDGSLLPNTELGHLYLENGKKAEHYASDAVRKLEDLGWKSWGNRFNTYLSMMEKLFWPDLIIVGGGASKKFDKFKEQLTIEALVKPAAFLNQAGIVGAALHAESKLG; the protein is encoded by the coding sequence ATGCAAATTCTCGGCGTAGACATAGGGGGTTCGGGTATCAAAGGCGCCATCGTTGATACCGCGACAGGCGATCTTGTCAGCGAGCGTCATCGGATTGAAACACCCCAGCCGGCAACGCCGGATGCTGTTGCGGACGTGCTTGCACGGCTTGTAATCCATTTTAACTGGAGCGGACCGGTGGGCTGCGGTTTCCCGGCGGCAATTCAACACGGGGTTGTTAGGACCGCGGCTAATATCGACCAATCGTTCATTGGTACCAATATCGATAAGCTGTTTTCCGAAGCGACAAAATGCACTTGCTATAATCTGAACGATGCGGATGCGGCCGGTATGGCGGAAATTCGTTTTGGCGCGGGCGCTGGCCAGTCCGGGGTTGTGCTGTTAGTAACCATAGGCACCGGCTTGGGAACGGCTCTGTTCACGGATGGTTCCTTATTGCCCAATACCGAGCTAGGCCACTTGTATCTGGAAAATGGGAAAAAAGCCGAACATTATGCTTCCGATGCCGTTCGGAAACTTGAAGATCTGGGCTGGAAATCCTGGGGCAACCGGTTCAATACTTACCTCAGTATGATGGAAAAATTGTTTTGGCCCGATTTGATCATTGTTGGCGGCGGTGCCAGCAAGAAATTTGACAAGTTTAAGGAACAACTGACGATTGAAGCCTTGGTGAAACCAGCGGCGTTTTTAAATCAGGCGGGGATTGTCGGCGCTGCCTTGCATGCGGAATCGAAGCTTGGCTGA
- a CDS encoding DUF5710 domain-containing protein — MADSKTYLNVPYAQKDAAKALGARWDAARKKWYAPSGVDIALFVQWQHDNTALQPIPAAANQPVAVAPSDLSGNTSSGVFTYPTIKDFVAYDGNQAPWD, encoded by the coding sequence ATGGCAGACTCGAAAACCTATCTTAACGTCCCTTATGCTCAAAAGGATGCCGCAAAAGCCCTCGGCGCACGCTGGGATGCCGCTCGTAAGAAATGGTATGCTCCTTCCGGAGTAGACATAGCGCTTTTTGTTCAATGGCAACACGATAACACTGCCTTACAACCGATTCCGGCCGCGGCAAACCAGCCAGTTGCCGTGGCGCCAAGTGATTTGTCTGGTAATACTAGTTCAGGCGTATTTACCTACCCCACGATCAAGGACTTTGTTGCCTATGATGGTAATCAGGCCCCTTGGGATTAA
- a CDS encoding ISAs1 family transposase, giving the protein MLPDPMPYLANLEDPRRETKNKLHNLGDIVMIVLCAVLSGIEDWVGMEEFAEEKEDWLRTFLALPNGIPSHDTLSDVFGRLNPKAFADAFQCWVRAALPSLSGQQVCLDGKTLRGSREGDKAVHLMSAFAAEARWVLAQQAVGEKTNEITAIPDLLSMLDIQGALISIDAMGCQKAIAQTIVAAQADYVLALKDNHALLCEDVRLWLDTENAQSRLPIHETIDKSHGRIEIRRYSLSTQIDWLTQKPDWAGLQAVGRVESTRIIGDKTSVEHRYYLCSFTDLSRFAKGVRQHWAIENSQHWVLDVQFGEDANRARTDHSAENLALMRRMALNLLRNNGPTKDSLKRRKLRACLNDNYRFKLLFGTEAT; this is encoded by the coding sequence ATGTTACCTGATCCAATGCCCTATTTGGCTAATCTTGAAGACCCGCGGCGCGAAACCAAAAACAAGCTGCACAACCTCGGCGATATTGTCATGATTGTATTGTGCGCGGTGTTGAGTGGCATTGAAGACTGGGTAGGCATGGAAGAGTTTGCCGAAGAAAAAGAAGATTGGCTTAGGACATTTCTGGCACTACCGAACGGCATTCCCTCGCACGATACCTTGAGCGATGTATTTGGACGATTGAATCCCAAAGCCTTTGCGGATGCCTTTCAGTGTTGGGTGCGGGCGGCCTTGCCCAGCCTTTCGGGTCAGCAAGTTTGTTTGGATGGTAAAACCCTGCGCGGCAGTCGTGAAGGAGATAAAGCCGTGCATTTGATGAGTGCTTTTGCCGCTGAAGCGCGCTGGGTATTAGCGCAGCAAGCGGTCGGCGAAAAAACTAACGAAATCACGGCCATTCCGGATTTGTTGTCGATGTTGGATATTCAAGGCGCCTTGATCTCGATTGATGCCATGGGCTGCCAAAAAGCCATTGCCCAAACCATCGTCGCGGCGCAAGCCGATTATGTGTTGGCTCTCAAGGATAATCACGCCTTGCTTTGCGAAGACGTTCGACTCTGGCTGGATACGGAAAATGCCCAAAGTCGATTACCCATCCATGAAACGATCGACAAAAGTCACGGGCGCATCGAAATACGCCGCTATAGCTTGAGTACCCAGATTGATTGGCTGACGCAAAAGCCAGACTGGGCCGGACTACAAGCCGTTGGAAGGGTTGAATCAACGCGCATCATCGGCGATAAAACCTCGGTCGAGCATCGTTACTATTTGTGCTCATTTACCGATTTGTCGCGCTTTGCCAAAGGTGTCCGACAACATTGGGCGATTGAAAACTCACAGCACTGGGTGTTGGATGTGCAATTTGGCGAAGACGCCAATCGAGCCAGAACTGATCATTCCGCCGAAAATCTGGCATTGATGCGACGGATGGCCTTGAATCTGCTCAGGAACAACGGTCCAACTAAAGATAGCTTGAAGCGCCGTAAACTGCGGGCCTGTCTAAACGACAACTATCGCTTCAAGTTACTTTTTGGGACAGAAGCTACGTAG